The proteins below are encoded in one region of Effusibacillus dendaii:
- a CDS encoding 6-carboxytetrahydropterin synthase, translating into MIYMSRRVDFSAAHVYRKASWSNERNVRVFGACSNPNGHGHDYVLEVMVRGHLDARSGIVVNIVDIDRIVKGIIRNELDGKFLDREHSYFKEKIPTTENIVEYLWSRFDGAFPNCELYKIRLQENPFLFSEKEGESMVTLTRKYHFSAAHRLHSDFLTEEENAAIFGKCNNPHGHGHNYRLEVTVSGSPDPETGMIVNLTDLDRTIERVVLDKFDHKHLNLDTEEFKNLNPTSEVVALVIWNMLEPHIPNLYKIGLWETEKNYFEYCGPVKE; encoded by the coding sequence ATGATCTATATGTCCAGGAGAGTGGACTTTTCCGCTGCACATGTGTACAGGAAAGCGTCTTGGAGCAACGAGAGAAACGTTCGGGTGTTTGGTGCATGCAGCAATCCGAACGGTCATGGCCATGATTATGTATTGGAAGTTATGGTTAGGGGTCATTTGGATGCCAGATCCGGGATTGTCGTCAACATCGTTGATATAGACAGGATTGTTAAGGGAATCATCCGTAACGAATTGGACGGGAAGTTTTTGGATCGCGAACACTCTTATTTTAAAGAAAAAATACCCACAACGGAAAATATCGTCGAATATCTCTGGTCCAGATTCGATGGCGCTTTTCCAAATTGCGAACTTTATAAAATTCGCTTACAGGAGAATCCGTTCCTATTTTCGGAAAAAGAGGGAGAATCAATGGTTACATTGACAAGGAAATATCACTTTAGCGCCGCTCATCGGCTCCATAGCGATTTTTTGACGGAAGAAGAAAATGCAGCTATATTCGGGAAATGCAACAATCCTCATGGGCATGGCCATAATTATCGTCTTGAAGTTACTGTTAGCGGGAGTCCAGATCCCGAGACCGGAATGATTGTGAATTTGACCGATCTGGATCGAACCATTGAACGCGTTGTTCTGGATAAATTTGACCATAAGCATTTGAATCTCGATACGGAGGAGTTCAAAAACCTGAATCCAACGTCCGAAGTGGTTGCGTTGGTTATATGGAATATGCTTGAGCCGCACATCCCAAATCTTTATAAAATCGGGCTTTGGGAGACGGAGAAAAATTATTTTGAATACTGCGGACCGGTAAAGGAGTAA
- a CDS encoding SDR family oxidoreductase: MFDLNSIRGKTIAITGASRGIGKETAQLLGSLGANLVLGSRNVPDLTKVSSQIQAKDASVLAVQLDVTNESSVRHFLDASISQFGAVDALINSAGVGTFASIIDLSSDDFENMLAVNLKGTFLCCKYFGQHMAARRKGQILNMVSIAGTTALPGCGGYSASKFGVLGFTRVLQTELRDKGVRVTSVLPGAVDSPFWEKISQKPDTADMIPLQVMARHIVYLLTQPDGAVVDEITIMPPFGIL, from the coding sequence ATGTTTGATCTTAATAGCATACGCGGGAAAACAATTGCAATCACTGGTGCAAGCCGTGGAATTGGGAAGGAAACTGCACAATTACTTGGGAGCCTTGGCGCCAATCTCGTGTTGGGAAGTCGCAATGTCCCGGATCTCACGAAAGTATCCAGTCAAATCCAAGCTAAAGACGCGAGTGTGTTGGCAGTTCAACTGGATGTTACAAATGAGTCGTCTGTCCGCCATTTTCTCGATGCTTCCATCAGTCAATTTGGAGCAGTTGACGCGTTAATAAACAGTGCGGGCGTAGGTACGTTCGCAAGCATCATTGATTTATCCTCGGATGATTTCGAGAACATGCTGGCAGTTAACTTGAAAGGAACATTCCTTTGCTGCAAATACTTCGGACAGCATATGGCCGCTCGGAGGAAAGGTCAAATTCTAAATATGGTGTCGATTGCAGGTACAACAGCTCTTCCGGGGTGCGGGGGGTATTCCGCTTCAAAATTTGGGGTTCTCGGATTTACCCGTGTATTACAAACCGAACTGCGTGACAAGGGGGTTCGTGTCACATCCGTACTGCCTGGTGCGGTTGACAGCCCGTTTTGGGAGAAAATCAGCCAAAAACCGGACACGGCTGACATGATTCCTTTGCAGGTTATGGCACGTCACATTGTGTATTTACTTACTCAACCTGATGGTGCAGTTGTAGACGAAATTACAATAATGCCTCCTTTTGGAATTCTGTAA
- a CDS encoding ATP-binding protein has translation MDVRGLFNKMFQRQDNSPHDQRIVNPVLPRLSLEFVKERAIIGWMANRMGEYLSWNKGARDFLFFKSFLSKEESDENELLKLSELMFQWCTKGENVPEKIKHKRLAPSLETAFLNVYREYSEYCKRVNSEPAVIAQNDPNGDLNMWGVYRDVMYAATQRRFLLISNDELEVYMQGTILLEQEVKERADIAVCREKTKDVFQTLGIEPSTIMSWQLAISEAVTNILKHAEYGRMSVMENGEEIQVIIMDKGPGFALNELPNTVLMAGYSTKKSLGQGFTLMMKMTHQVLLNTTPNGSTIILIFKKAGRRK, from the coding sequence GTGGATGTTCGTGGCTTGTTCAACAAGATGTTTCAACGCCAGGACAACAGTCCGCATGATCAACGGATTGTTAATCCGGTGCTGCCTAGACTTTCCCTTGAGTTTGTTAAAGAAAGAGCGATTATCGGCTGGATGGCCAATCGAATGGGGGAGTACCTGTCCTGGAATAAAGGGGCAAGGGATTTTTTGTTTTTCAAGTCATTTCTAAGTAAAGAGGAAAGCGACGAGAATGAACTTCTGAAATTATCTGAATTAATGTTTCAGTGGTGTACGAAAGGTGAAAATGTCCCGGAAAAAATCAAACATAAACGTTTGGCGCCTTCTTTAGAAACGGCTTTCTTAAATGTGTATCGGGAATATAGCGAATATTGTAAAAGAGTGAATTCTGAGCCTGCAGTTATCGCACAGAACGATCCGAATGGGGATTTGAACATGTGGGGAGTGTATCGGGACGTTATGTACGCAGCCACGCAGAGAAGGTTTCTGCTTATCTCGAATGATGAGCTGGAAGTGTATATGCAGGGTACGATTCTCCTCGAACAAGAAGTGAAAGAGCGGGCGGATATTGCGGTTTGCCGGGAGAAAACGAAGGATGTTTTTCAAACGCTGGGAATCGAACCCTCGACAATTATGAGTTGGCAGTTGGCGATCAGTGAAGCGGTCACTAATATTCTGAAACATGCCGAATATGGCAGGATGTCTGTCATGGAGAATGGGGAGGAAATTCAAGTCATCATCATGGATAAAGGACCGGGGTTTGCGCTTAACGAACTGCCGAACACAGTTCTGATGGCGGGATATTCCACCAAAAAATCACTTGGACAAGGGTTTACTCTAATGATGAAAATGACCCATCAGGTCTTATTAAACACCACCCCGAACGGTTCGACCATCATACTAATTTTCAAGAAGGCAGGGCGAAGGAAATGA
- a CDS encoding HAMP domain-containing protein, with translation MKRKTVMSQMILKIGIVLFLVGSVTISLIYYFVAIQINQVEKEEVSTVTKIVSNTMESTQTSTKIIENLITQKLLTASKGIAKELQGKSIEQITTEDLIKLKEHWNLYDITLFMKKGDDIVAVKSSQPKEIGLSTKGWGFWYQAFDQLLSGKKVTVSEGYSTDHFWAGPISLSEWEGKYILYGYFNDGTTPFLINPYILDQDIYNITYKSGPNQMIEKLKNEMNSVEEISVINVPAWLKGKENKVVYPEFDEPLLYGTHSFSLPMDNEILKKVMENKKELNVHFKSGSKQLTEYFIPFPQDRVLTIVLNSQFYENIQKKLLIFLIFDFLVLFLVIFTLIRIIAKRQLKPLQKIIAHLRQLSRGDMTEKLDIRENNEWGWLAIQINEMTDKVSMLISDLKKEVRSLNFLSYSLTERAQSSLETMSNSSTSLTVHARTVFAELGFQIETLMRDLDILVNTVSGLEVDSNLKTNLKDSILNIGLKLSQMDDLMKSDAHSVTELGMMFYDTLNEITEAINHLNNSTMDLQSKAEVFQIDEDEIN, from the coding sequence ATGAAACGGAAAACCGTAATGTCCCAAATGATATTAAAAATTGGAATTGTGCTGTTTTTAGTTGGTTCAGTGACAATCTCCCTTATTTATTATTTCGTAGCTATACAGATTAATCAAGTTGAAAAAGAAGAAGTTAGCACTGTGACTAAAATTGTCTCTAATACTATGGAATCCACTCAAACTTCCACTAAAATAATAGAAAACCTGATTACTCAAAAACTATTGACAGCATCCAAAGGAATCGCAAAGGAATTGCAAGGAAAGTCCATTGAACAAATTACTACGGAAGATCTTATTAAACTCAAAGAGCACTGGAACCTTTATGACATTACATTATTTATGAAAAAAGGGGATGATATTGTCGCTGTCAAATCCTCTCAACCCAAAGAGATTGGTTTGAGTACTAAGGGCTGGGGCTTCTGGTATCAAGCTTTTGATCAATTGTTGTCAGGTAAAAAAGTAACTGTTTCAGAAGGGTACTCAACTGACCACTTTTGGGCTGGTCCAATTTCATTGTCTGAGTGGGAAGGTAAATATATTTTATATGGATATTTTAATGATGGAACTACACCTTTTTTGATTAATCCCTACATTTTGGATCAAGATATTTATAATATTACTTATAAATCTGGTCCGAATCAGATGATTGAAAAATTAAAGAATGAAATGAACAGTGTTGAAGAAATATCAGTCATTAATGTGCCTGCATGGTTGAAAGGTAAGGAGAATAAAGTTGTTTATCCGGAATTCGATGAGCCTCTCCTGTATGGAACCCATTCGTTTTCTCTACCCATGGATAATGAGATTTTGAAAAAAGTAATGGAAAATAAAAAAGAATTAAACGTGCATTTTAAATCTGGTTCAAAACAATTAACCGAATATTTCATACCTTTTCCGCAGGATAGGGTATTGACAATAGTTTTAAACTCTCAATTTTACGAGAACATACAGAAAAAGTTATTGATATTCTTGATCTTTGACTTTTTAGTTTTGTTTTTAGTTATATTTACATTAATTAGAATCATTGCCAAACGTCAGTTGAAACCGTTGCAAAAAATAATCGCTCATTTGCGTCAGTTGTCCAGGGGAGATATGACCGAAAAATTGGACATTAGAGAAAATAACGAATGGGGATGGCTTGCAATACAAATCAACGAAATGACTGACAAAGTAAGCATGCTGATTTCCGATTTGAAAAAAGAAGTAAGATCCTTGAATTTTTTATCTTATTCATTGACGGAACGAGCGCAGTCATCTTTGGAAACGATGAGTAATTCTAGTACCTCCTTGACCGTTCATGCTCGTACAGTGTTTGCGGAATTAGGTTTTCAAATTGAAACGCTGATGCGGGATCTTGATATATTGGTTAATACGGTTTCTGGCTTGGAAGTAGATTCGAATCTAAAAACAAATTTAAAAGATTCTATATTGAATATTGGCTTAAAGTTGTCACAAATGGACGATTTAATGAAGTCAGATGCTCATAGTGTTACAGAGTTAGGTATGATGTTTTATGACACATTAAATGAAATCACAGAGGCCATAAACCATTTAAATAACTCAACTATGGATTTGCAAAGTAAAGCAGAAGTGTTTCAAATCGATGAAGACGAAATAAATTAA
- a CDS encoding haloacid dehalogenase type II, which translates to MQNIKAIVFDAYGTLFDVHTVVEKCEQYFPTQGKVISQIWRQKQLEYTWLRSLMGRYEDFWHVTSDALTFTLKELGLETNDDICTDILKEYLYLKPYPEVPYALNELKNHTLAILSNGSLEMLNDMVQNAGLREVFSNVISVDELKIFKPFMGVYQLAPAKLGIRKEETLFISSNSWDATGAKVFGFQVCWINRFNKTFDELNTRPDLIIKSLDELVTYIR; encoded by the coding sequence TTGCAGAACATTAAAGCCATTGTATTTGATGCATACGGTACCTTGTTTGATGTACATACAGTAGTTGAAAAATGTGAACAATATTTCCCCACCCAAGGGAAGGTGATCAGTCAAATCTGGAGGCAAAAACAACTAGAGTATACATGGTTAAGATCACTTATGGGACGATATGAAGACTTTTGGCATGTAACTAGTGATGCTTTAACCTTTACTTTGAAAGAATTAGGATTAGAGACAAATGATGATATTTGTACGGATATTCTTAAAGAATATCTCTATTTAAAACCATATCCTGAAGTCCCTTATGCATTAAATGAACTAAAAAACCATACTTTAGCTATCCTTTCCAATGGTTCGCTCGAAATGTTAAATGATATGGTTCAGAACGCAGGGCTAAGAGAAGTATTTTCTAATGTAATTAGCGTCGATGAACTGAAAATTTTTAAGCCTTTCATGGGAGTTTATCAATTAGCCCCCGCAAAACTTGGAATTCGCAAAGAAGAAACATTATTTATCTCGTCAAATTCATGGGATGCTACAGGAGCAAAAGTATTTGGTTTCCAAGTTTGTTGGATCAACCGCTTTAATAAAACCTTCGATGAATTAAATACTCGTCCTGATCTCATTATCAAGAGTTTAGATGAATTAGTTACCTATATAAGATAA
- a CDS encoding MaoC/PaaZ C-terminal domain-containing protein → MYFEEFEVGQKFQLKTITLTEKEIYEFAEKFDPQPIHIDEEFSKRSIFNGIIASGFHTMSAVWGQWIRANKFGTEIIGGIGLDYMTWKSPVRPNEQLQTIVEVVEKIPSSKGGRGILVLKFTVMNPIEQVVLDTQARVIIKSKI, encoded by the coding sequence TTGTATTTTGAAGAATTTGAGGTTGGTCAAAAATTCCAACTTAAAACCATTACTTTAACGGAAAAAGAAATTTATGAATTTGCAGAGAAGTTTGATCCTCAACCGATACATATTGATGAGGAGTTTTCAAAAAGGAGCATCTTTAACGGCATCATTGCTTCAGGTTTCCATACCATGAGTGCGGTTTGGGGGCAATGGATTCGCGCCAATAAGTTCGGCACTGAAATTATCGGGGGAATCGGATTAGACTATATGACATGGAAGTCCCCCGTGAGACCAAATGAACAATTACAAACTATTGTAGAAGTGGTAGAGAAAATACCTTCTTCTAAAGGAGGAAGGGGGATTCTGGTTTTGAAATTCACTGTTATGAATCCAATCGAACAAGTAGTATTGGATACACAAGCCAGAGTGATAATAAAAAGTAAAATATAA
- a CDS encoding YmaF family protein: protein MEEKKKEEHVIRGILLHTDNQNLSDEHSHDMYLITWDGRVLHVHNFAGTTSFDIGHSHQYAGTTEPAPIGVPHTHGYYTVTSFNDGHTHTIQGRTGPDIPLPTGGHCHLFEGVTTVNGRIPHTHRYSGRTSIS from the coding sequence ATGGAGGAGAAGAAGAAAGAAGAGCATGTAATTCGAGGGATTTTGTTGCATACTGACAATCAAAATTTGAGTGATGAACATTCTCACGATATGTATTTGATCACGTGGGACGGTCGTGTACTGCACGTACACAATTTTGCCGGTACTACATCTTTTGATATAGGACATTCCCATCAGTACGCGGGTACCACGGAACCCGCCCCCATCGGCGTCCCTCATACTCACGGATATTACACAGTAACCTCATTCAACGATGGACACACGCATACCATTCAGGGACGAACAGGACCGGACATACCGCTGCCAACGGGTGGACATTGCCATTTGTTTGAAGGGGTCACTACAGTTAACGGCCGAATTCCCCATACTCACAGGTATAGCGGAAGAACCAGTATTTCATAA
- a CDS encoding prenyltransferase/squalene oxidase repeat-containing protein yields MEDDFKLDMADAETRLDATIKLAVQRLKDSQSSEGCWTDCFDTGVMADAHTAICLFLLDVSDPEWIEPLLNRILAAQRVDGSWGVYPGDEGDLSTTVECYYALDLYHCWFDHRERQELAKQFILQHGGLRKCRNLTKVILAIGGEIPWTWLPSPGLYSLLFSRWFPVAISDIVTFTRLHIAPILLLSSVQFVEKGVHEPVLSELLTSTEENYHTQDAVPVIRRLNFSPFMLQRLIRCLDWMLDEREEDGTAGSYHSSTFLLIFALRSLGYNITHPEIQVPLQAIRRNAYQDPLTAYVHQQTCNAHVWNTALVTNALLTADPDIDSPTIQRAVQYLLSKQHHAPLQAGGWGFSSNNTRHPDTDDTVACLEALYPFRMKYEEAWRKGVNWLLSMQNRNGGWSAFEKNSNKRWLEWIPANDMRRTMYDPSTPDITGRVLEFLLRKQVLPLHDSKVRRALRWLLRHQEPEGCWFGRWGTTYIYGTWCAIKALAAAKLSSDHRSVSKAKEWLLNIQHQDGSFGESCQSDLQGRFVPLTDGVPTQTAWGLDALLHLHEIEPDQSERERLWEACGKAADWLLHHANHDAEPHGVIWTEDMPTGSAFPGALHIRYHVYPKIWPLIALAHYRTSARQLKEGPS; encoded by the coding sequence ATGGAGGACGATTTCAAATTGGACATGGCCGATGCAGAAACACGGTTGGATGCGACAATTAAACTTGCAGTACAGCGATTAAAGGACAGCCAGAGTTCGGAGGGTTGCTGGACAGATTGCTTTGACACCGGCGTGATGGCAGATGCCCATACAGCGATCTGTTTATTTTTACTTGACGTATCAGACCCAGAGTGGATAGAGCCGCTCCTCAACCGGATTCTGGCGGCGCAGCGGGTCGACGGCTCCTGGGGGGTCTATCCGGGTGATGAAGGAGATCTGTCGACGACAGTAGAATGTTATTATGCATTGGACCTCTATCATTGCTGGTTTGACCACAGAGAGCGCCAGGAGCTGGCAAAGCAATTTATCTTACAGCACGGCGGACTACGAAAATGCCGCAATCTCACCAAGGTGATTTTGGCCATCGGCGGCGAAATTCCTTGGACATGGTTGCCTTCCCCAGGTCTTTATTCCCTGTTGTTTTCACGTTGGTTTCCAGTTGCCATTTCGGATATTGTGACGTTTACACGTCTGCACATTGCTCCCATACTGCTGTTATCGTCCGTACAGTTTGTCGAAAAAGGCGTTCATGAGCCTGTTTTGAGTGAACTGCTAACTTCAACAGAAGAAAACTACCACACGCAGGACGCCGTCCCGGTCATCCGGAGATTGAATTTCTCGCCATTTATGCTGCAGAGGTTGATCCGATGCCTGGATTGGATGTTGGATGAGCGGGAAGAAGATGGAACGGCAGGGAGCTATCATTCGTCCACTTTTTTGCTTATCTTTGCGTTGCGTTCCTTGGGATATAATATAACCCACCCGGAAATCCAGGTGCCGTTACAGGCCATTCGGAGGAATGCGTATCAAGACCCTCTTACAGCGTACGTTCACCAACAGACTTGCAATGCCCATGTATGGAATACGGCCTTGGTGACAAACGCGTTGTTGACAGCCGACCCGGACATTGATTCGCCCACCATCCAGCGAGCGGTCCAATATTTGCTGTCCAAGCAGCACCATGCCCCTCTTCAAGCAGGCGGTTGGGGATTTTCAAGCAACAACACCAGGCATCCGGATACGGATGATACGGTCGCGTGCCTGGAAGCCTTGTACCCATTTCGAATGAAATATGAAGAAGCCTGGCGGAAAGGCGTAAACTGGTTGCTGAGTATGCAGAACCGGAACGGTGGGTGGTCAGCGTTCGAGAAGAATTCCAACAAACGTTGGCTCGAATGGATTCCGGCGAATGACATGCGGCGAACCATGTATGATCCGTCTACACCTGATATCACGGGGAGAGTTCTGGAGTTTTTGCTTCGCAAACAAGTATTGCCCTTACATGACAGCAAGGTACGTCGTGCCTTAAGATGGTTGCTCCGTCATCAGGAACCGGAGGGTTGCTGGTTTGGCAGATGGGGTACGACATACATTTATGGAACATGGTGTGCGATAAAAGCGCTTGCGGCAGCAAAACTGTCAAGTGACCATCGAAGCGTCTCAAAGGCAAAGGAGTGGCTTTTGAATATTCAACATCAAGACGGGAGTTTCGGTGAGTCTTGTCAGAGTGATTTGCAAGGGCGGTTTGTGCCGCTGACTGACGGCGTTCCTACCCAGACGGCTTGGGGATTGGATGCGCTTTTGCACCTGCATGAAATCGAACCGGATCAATCGGAGCGAGAACGGTTATGGGAGGCTTGTGGCAAGGCTGCAGACTGGTTATTGCATCACGCGAACCACGATGCAGAGCCACACGGCGTCATATGGACAGAGGATATGCCAACGGGTTCGGCTTTCCCAGGTGCGTTGCATATTCGATATCATGTATACCCAAAAATTTGGCCGCTTATCGCCCTGGCTCATTACCGTACATCCGCGCGGCAACTAAAAGAAGGTCCGTCGTAA
- a CDS encoding MerR family transcriptional regulator yields MAYTVKEVSNLSGVSIRTLHYDEIGLLNPAFYGENGYRYYEQEQLLQLQQILFFRELELPLEDIQTILESNAFERVEALQSHKRILQKRRSVCMN; encoded by the coding sequence GTGGCCTATACAGTAAAGGAAGTTTCAAATCTGTCCGGTGTGAGCATCAGGACGCTTCATTACGACGAAATCGGTTTGTTAAACCCCGCTTTTTACGGGGAGAACGGGTACCGTTATTACGAACAGGAGCAGTTGTTGCAGCTTCAGCAGATTTTGTTTTTTAGGGAATTGGAACTCCCGTTGGAAGATATTCAAACCATTTTGGAAAGCAACGCGTTTGAACGAGTGGAAGCGTTGCAATCCCATAAGCGTATTTTGCAAAAAAGGCGGAGCGTCTGCATGAATTGA
- a CDS encoding class I SAM-dependent methyltransferase has product MENDKTIKDTVKQQFAKNAEKYVTSESHAKADDLTLLLEWLNPQPDWVVLDIATGGGHVAKTLAPHVQSVFSTDLTRQMLENTAAHLKPHFHNIWYMVADAESLPFLDSTFDVVTCRLAPHHFPNPDQFVREAERVLKPKGKFLLIDNVAPSDPELADFMNTFEKLRDESHVRCLSIKEWRELFQSVGLREANSRTRKKTYDFPVWATRMANDSEQAECVKQFMKEGSQKLQQYFSVIMHEGQIQSLQVDEWMVLCEKSPSQDNPCSQRHSQED; this is encoded by the coding sequence TTGGAAAACGACAAAACGATTAAGGATACAGTCAAACAACAGTTTGCCAAAAACGCTGAAAAATACGTGACAAGCGAATCGCACGCCAAAGCGGATGACCTCACCCTGCTGCTCGAATGGCTGAATCCGCAACCGGATTGGGTCGTGCTGGACATTGCAACGGGCGGCGGACATGTCGCCAAAACGTTGGCTCCGCATGTTCAGTCTGTTTTTTCCACAGATCTCACCCGTCAAATGTTGGAAAATACGGCAGCACACCTCAAGCCACATTTCCACAACATCTGGTACATGGTGGCGGACGCCGAATCGCTCCCCTTTTTGGACAGCACATTTGATGTTGTCACCTGCCGCCTCGCGCCGCATCATTTTCCGAACCCCGATCAATTTGTTCGCGAAGCGGAGCGAGTGTTAAAGCCAAAAGGGAAATTTCTGCTGATTGATAACGTGGCCCCGTCTGATCCTGAATTGGCCGATTTTATGAATACGTTTGAAAAACTGCGGGATGAAAGCCATGTCCGTTGTCTGTCGATCAAAGAGTGGCGAGAGTTGTTCCAATCAGTCGGTTTACGGGAAGCAAATTCACGTACGCGAAAAAAGACATACGACTTTCCGGTCTGGGCGACACGCATGGCTAACGATTCGGAACAGGCGGAATGCGTCAAACAGTTTATGAAAGAGGGCAGCCAGAAACTGCAGCAGTATTTTTCAGTGATCATGCACGAGGGACAGATTCAATCCCTGCAAGTCGATGAATGGATGGTGCTATGTGAGAAATCACCATCTCAAGACAACCCGTGCTCCCAACGCCATTCCCAGGAAGATTAA